In Stegostoma tigrinum isolate sSteTig4 chromosome 12, sSteTig4.hap1, whole genome shotgun sequence, the following proteins share a genomic window:
- the tagln3b gene encoding transgelin-3b, with translation MANRGPSYGLSREVEQKIEQKYDSELEERLVAWIIAQCGGNVNRPDPGKVHFQKWLMNGVLLCKVINSLYPKDEEPIKKIQESEMAFKQMEQISQFLKAAEVYGVATMDIFQTVDLWEGKDLAAVQRTLMALGSVAVTKDDGYYCGDPNWFHRKAQGNKRAFSDEQLRKGQSVIGLQMGSNKGASQSGMTGYGMPRQIM, from the exons ATGGCCAATAGAGGACCAAGCTATGGCCTGAGCAGAGAAGTTGAGCAAAAGATTGAACAAAAATATGATTCTGAATTAGAAGAACGATTAGTAGCTTGGATCATTGCACAATGTGGTGGGAATGTAAATCGTCCAGATCCTGGAAAAGTACACTTTCAAAAGTGGCTGATGAATGGTGTT TTATTATGTAAAGTTATAAACAGCCTTTATCCAAAAGATGAAGAGCCAATTAAAAAAATCCAGGAATCTGAAATGGCGTTTAAACAGATGGAACAGATTTCTCAATTTCTGAAGGCTGCTGAAGTTTATGGTGTTGCAACAATGGATATCTTCCAGACTGTGGACTTGTGGGAAG gAAAAGATTTGGCTGCAGTTCAAAGAACTCTAATGGCTTTGGGTAGTGTAGCAGTTACTAAAGATGATGGGTATTATTGTGGTGATCCCAACTGGTTCCATAG GAAAGCTCAGGGTAACAAGCGAGCATTTTCAGATGAGCAGCTACGAAAGGGACAAAGTGTTATAGGTTTGCAGATGGGCAGTAACAAAGGAGCCTCCCAGTCTGGTATGACTGGTTATGGTATGCCTCGTCAGATCATGTGA